A window of the Eleutherodactylus coqui strain aEleCoq1 chromosome 8, aEleCoq1.hap1, whole genome shotgun sequence genome harbors these coding sequences:
- the LOC136577680 gene encoding up-regulator of cell proliferation-like, which yields MDEIQGGTNSPEDLMVNLGLETYKTTKLTLTSFLNIGSETCKKIEPHPLTNVPWYFLQKLMASDGTARYIQPQDNEEEDIYQDPDFDFNSIESLHASDSVNPLDVMCAVMHCSDPLLRQHILLKMSMCQFAVPLLVPSGDGSDCTLFLWAMRDIVKRWRPPSRRESRGFMEDHVVNISMPIFSFIRIGEYGLSKSNILNQILSAEGQLHDFFVHSNMSGGNVKRLISNGLVEISWYFPAGSDSDLFPDCLAIANLRGDVLQYRKQVRFLTKISETVFIFVGGMDDENQFLSEVDVSSDKGNYIFTISEIDSNKGKQILEYLKKLFPDQNMNKRIIKLNPNLFQDRKIAKLLQIHIKKRTAGDKSYGNLDKSAQVASEIGVMVDEHTEECVKTKLLAQQITEDIRDVKDYKKKNMKLQGDFWTQYSKNEKEMCRMKGQGNRSGEEYRSHLTEENLDLRKKQYQEKISDNITTFLEALINLPPVEKMYFLNWMRFYLDSETKRLLMSEGNKQILPDNTLGIEHFLRELGQFYEAECSMIENDKVHISERKWSNLPGIVADLLLNGFPLELIDGQASNIPLQWITDVLTELDTKMEGRCRMRVITVLGVQSTGKSTLLNAIFGLQFPVASGRCTRGAFMTLIKVKENFQEELGCEFLLVIDTEGLKSPELASIEDSFEHDNELATLVVGLSDITIINISMENSSEMKDILQIVVHAFLRMKEIGKKPNCQFVHQNVSDVSALEQNMKGKKLLLNQLDEMTKVAAKMERNSDVTKFCDIIDYDLQKNNWYIPGPWHGAPTMASVSLGYSENVYRLKMYLLDFLKLKANSDCCNIAEFKEWIKSLWDAVKHEKFLFSFRCSLVADAYNQLCIIYSNLEWQFRKAVYSWMTEMENEIKNQLAAQKESDVGIGLNIDIQQILVPQAKKMETAIEEYFESDNKHVKLVENYKEDFMNSVSQLKQELRYYLNIKCQEIIQVEKEKSKIKSIQGNYQKIIEEQVSELLRRHQEDQSKLNTEELESEFETMWNETLQAFNLSTFEKRNIGQLMLEHLRKEMRNKPGYINKKLINLNNLDKYQTKVFKIKPEYLEGTILQAIKKRFSPEVWNETTRVVDTILDRCHRYVDKTVTTRQDYHNIFCRQLLEIINEGLSDKMTEKYEFKPLLGLKVKLHALGKAAPLFQKMHEGFILENDPKSCLEGLKLDYLNTFRQVYEEKDDTITRAQRFCDLCLKPALCEYVKLNLGKDIVEEIMTSEDSIKYGSRTFFQSNLLKNLLEDKNVSEYVEYSLKYETFTINWITKYITDRYQDRRHLNPLITAIVISVSKKIRHVLKDQTFVQHSELEHCLTIFFEMLRKDLVISQNNMSVVTFQNQNSSNGQHFFQYVLSFLPDVENKVQNEFQSLSVEDLLSMVTVKPQEELFKKVFGCGKQCPFCKVPCEAGGADHKEHFASIHRPQGLGRYRDIETKVLFHEVCTTDVVTERKFKCHETKWELHPYKEYRTIFPDWKIQPDPSIKASVYWKYIFKEYNQQFANEYAAKEANLPKDWYKITKEQALQSLTTQ from the exons ATGGATGAAATACAAG GTGGTACAAACTCTCCTGAAGACCTAATGGTAAACCTTGGATTAGAGACCTATAAAACCACAAAGCTCACTCTTACCAGTTTTCTAAATATTGGATCAGAGACATGTAAAAAGATTGAACCTCATCCACTGACCAATGTTCCTTGGTACTTCTTGCAAAAGCTCATGGCATCGGACGGAACTGCACGTTATATACAACCACAAGACAATGAAGAAGAGGATATCTATCAAGATCCAGATTTTGACTTTAATTCCATTGAAAGTTTGCATGCATCAGATTCTGTGAACCCTCTCGATGTTATGTGTGCTGTCATGCATTGTTCAGATCCCCTTCTGCGTCAACACATTTTATTGAAAATGTCTATGTGCCAGTTTGCTGTACCCTTACTTGTTCCTTCTGGTGATGGCTCCGATTGCACCCTTTTTCTTTGGGCAATGAGGGATATTGTGAAGAGATGGAGACCACCAAGTAGGAGAGAAAGTAGAGGGTTTATGGAAGACCATGTGGTCAATATTTCCATGCCAATATTCTCTTTTATCAGGATAGGAGAATACGGTTTATCAAAATCCAATATCCTGAATCAGATTCTAAGCGCAGAGGGGCAGCTTCATGATTTTTTTGTGCATTCGAACATGAGTGGAGGAAATGTGAAAAGATTAATCTCGAATGGTTTGGTGGAAATATCCTGGTACTTTCCTGCTGGTAGTGACTCAGATCTTTTTCCTGATTGTCTAGCCATTGCTAACCTGCGTGGAGATGTTTTACAATACAGAAAGCAAGTCAGGTTCCTTACAAAGATCTCAGAAACAGTCTTCATATTTGTTGGGGGTATGGATGATGAAAACCAATTTTTATCGGAGGTTGACGTTTCCAGTGATAAA GGTAACTACATCTTCACCATAAGTGAAATAGATAGTAATAAAGGAAAACAGATACTGGAATATCTAAAAAAGCTCTTTCCAGATCAGAATATGAACAAAAGAATCATCAAGTTGAATCCAAATCTATTTCAAGATCGTAAGATAGCAAAATTATTGCAAattcatataaaaaaaagaacagcTGGAGATAAAAGCTATGGTAATCTTGATAAGAGTGCCCAAGTTGCCTCAGAAATTGGAGTGATGGTGGACGAGCATACAGAAGAGTGTGTGAAGACAAAGTTACTTGCCCAACAGATCACTGAAGACATCAGAGATGTGAAAgattataaaaagaaaaacatgaagCTACAAGGTGAtttctggacacaatattccaaaaATGAGAAGGAAATGTGCCGAATGAAGGGTCAAGGAAACAGATCTGGGGAAGAATACAGGTCACATTTAACTGAAGAAAATCTAGATCTGCGCAAAAAGCAATATCAAGAAAAAATCTCTGACAACATCACAACATTTTTAGAAGCTCTCATTAATTTGCCCCCAGtggaaaaaatgtatttcttGAATTGGATGCGTTTTTATCTTGATTCAGAAACCAAAAGGCTTCTAATGTCTGAAGGCAATAAACAAATCTTACCAGACAATACTTTAGGAATAGAACATTTTCTGCGTGAACTGGGGCAGTTTTATGAGGCTGAATGTTCAATGATAGAAAATGATAAAGTTCATATCAGTGAAAGAAAATGGAGTAACCTTCCAGGAATTGTTGCCGATCTCCTGCTAAATGGGTTCCCATTAGAACTCATAGATGGACAGGCCTCCAACATTCCTTTACAGTGGATAACTGATGTCTTAACTGAGCTAGATACAAAGATGGAAGGGCGATGTAGGATGAGAGTAATAACTGTGCTGGGAGTGCAGAGTACAGGAAAGTCCACTCTTCTGAATGCAATATTTGGTCTGCAGTTCCCAGTGGCCAGTGGCCGATGCACACGAGGAGCCTTCATGACTCTTATCAAAGTGAAGGAGAACTTCCAGGAAGAATTAGGCTGTGAATTTCTTCTGGTGATTGACACTGAAGGGTTGAAATCTCCCGAGTTGGCTTCAATTGAAGACAGTTTtgaacatgacaatgaattgGCCACCCTTGTGGTTGGGTTGAGTGACATCACTATCATCAATATATCCATGGAAAACTCATCAGAAATGAAAGACATTTTGCAGATTGTGGTTCATGCATTTCTAAGGATGAAAGAAATTGGCAAGAAACCCAACTGTCAATTTGTCCATCAGAACGTGAGTGATGTGTCTGCTCTAGAACAAAAtatgaaagggaagaaattactgCTGAATCAGCTGGATGAAATGACCAAAGTTGCTGCAAAAATGGAGAGAAACTCCGATGTAACAAAATTCTGTGATATCATTGACTATGATCTTCAAAAGAACAATTGGTACATTCCAGGTCCGTGGCATGGTGCTCCCACTATGGCTTCAGTTAGTCTAGGATATAGTGAAAACGTCTATAGACTTAAAATGTATTTGTTAGACTTTCTAAAACTAAAAGCTAATTCTGACTGTTGTAACATTGCAGAATTTAAAGAATGGATAAAGAGTTTGTGGGATGCTGTTAAGCATGAAAAATTTCTCTTTAGTTTTAGGTGCAGCTTAGTGGCCGATGCCTATAATCAGCTGTGCATTATATATTCCAACTTGGAGTGGCAATTTCGTAAAGCAGTGTACAGTTGGATGACGGAGATGGAGAATGAGATAAAAAATCAATTAGCTGCCCAAAAGGAAAGTGATGTGGGGATAGGCCTGAATATTGACATACAGCAAATTCTTGTTCCACAAGCAAAGAAAATGGAAACCGCTATAGAGGAATATTTTGAGAGTGATAATAAGCACGTGAAACTGGTAGAAAACTATAAAGAGGACTTCATGAATAGTGTGTCTCAACTTAAACAAGAGCTTCGATATTACCTAAATATCAAGTGTCAAGAAATTATCCAAGTTgagaaagaaaaaagtaaaataaaaagcatTCAAGGAAACTACCAGAAAATTATCGAGGAACAAGTCAGCGAACTTCTGAGAAGACATCAAGAAGACCAGTCCAAACTTAACACTGAAGAGCTGGAGTCTGAGTTTGAGACCATGTGGAATGAAACATTACAAGCGTTCAATCTTAGTACCTTTGAGAAAAGAAACATTGGTCAACTCATGCTGGAACATCTAAGGAAAGAGATGAGAAATAAACCAGGCTACATCAACAAGAAGCTAATTAACCTCAACaatttagataaataccagacaaAAGTATTCAAAATTAAACCTGAATATCTTGAAGGGACAATATTGCAAGCCATCAAAAAGAGATTTTCCCCCGAGGTTTGGAATGAAACCACTCGTGTAGTTGACACAATTCTAGACCGCTGTCATAGATACGTTGACAAGACAGTTACCACAAGACAGGATTACCATAATATATTTTGTCGGCAATTACTGGAAATCATAAATGAAGGTCTCAGTGATAAAATGACAGAAAAATATGAATTCAAACCATTACTTGGTTTGAAGGTAAAATTGCATGCTCTAGGTAAGGCAGCTCCCTTGTTCCAGAAGATGCATGAAGGCTTCATCCTTGAAAATGACCCAAAAAGTTGCCTTGAGGGATTGAAACTTGATTACTTAAACACCTTCAGGCAAGTTTATGAAGAGAAGGATGACACCATAACGAGGGCTCAGAGATTCTGCGATTTGTGTCTGAAGCCGGCACTGTGCGAGTATGTCAAGTTAAACCTTGGAAAGGATATTGTGGAGGAAATCATGACCAGTGAAGATTCTATCAAATATGGCAGTAGAACTTTCTTTCAATCCAATTTGCTAAAGAATCTACTTGAAGATAAAAATGTTTCTGAATATGTGGAATACAGTCTTAAGTATGAGACCTTTACTATAAACTGGATAACCAAGTACATAACCGACCGGTACCAAGACCGAAGACATCTGAATCCACTCATTACAGCAATTGTAATCAGTGTAtcaaaaaaaataagacatgttCTTAAAGACCAGACATTTGTACAACATTCAGAATTGGAACATTGCTTAACTATATTTTTTGAGATGCTGAGAAAAGATTTAGTGATTTCACAGAACAACATGAGTGTGGTGACATTTCAGAACCAGAACTCCTCTAATGGTCAACATTTCTTCCAATATGTCTTATCTTTCCTACCTGATGTTGAAAACAAAGTACAAAATGAATTTCAGTCTTTGAGTGTGGAAGATTTACTCTCCATGGTTACAGTAAAGCCTCAAGAAGAATTGTTTAAAAAGGTGTTTGGATGTGGGAAGCAGTGCCCATTCTGTAAAGTCCCATGTGAGGCCGGAGGCGCTGACCACAAAGAGCACTTTGCTTCCATACACCGACCCCAGGGCTTGGGACGGTACAGAGATATTGAAACAAAAGTCCTTTTTCATGAGGTTTGTACAACAGATGTGGTGACTGAAAGAAAATTCAAGTGCCATGAGACAAAGTGGGAACTCCACCCTTACAAAGAATACAGAACAATTTTCCCAGACTGGAAAATTCAACCTGACCCAAGCATCAAGGCGTCTGTATACTGGAAGTACATCTTCAAGGAATATAACCAACAGTTTGCAAACGAATATGCAGCAAAAGAAGCAAACCTGCCCAAAGACTGGTATAAAATTACAAAGGAACAAGCACTGCAAAGCCTAACAACACAATAA